A genomic window from Camelina sativa cultivar DH55 chromosome 2, Cs, whole genome shotgun sequence includes:
- the LOC104718153 gene encoding nuclear pore complex protein NUP98B-like isoform X3 produces the protein MRGVKRAAVSESNDPSFKNAKPMEGTLFGIQKNVAPMQKSSLTSASLDKQRAELARKNVRALNNQFVSWVQLQLKNHPDELWEDGMNDYISHASNILEKFKDVVNWLKENKGKGENVSPESRAADKKTVADAKSSDVKSVSNNSLFASNSQPGLFSNKPSSNFSSSQSSLSSSQPGAFSSSQFGSTFNSQTGSFGSSQFGVAKSSQPSLLSSSQAGAVSNSQTGSFSSGQFGSAKSSQPSLLSSSQAGAVSNSQTGFFTSGQFGSAKSSQPSLLSSSQAGAVSNSQTGSFNSGQFGSAKSSQPSLFSSSQAGAVSNSQTGSFNSGQFGSAKSSQPSLFSSSQAGAVSTSQPPFSSSNNQNPFSSGAAPVPIAVKRDSADDADGDEQPQPSSPSVKKTKEEGVTVVHEVKCKLYVKSSDPADKGWKDRGTGNLSIKCKEGVDKGTKESKPTILVRNDVGKLLLNALLYAGIKTSPQKNALVAIFHSSEDSSENVTPRTFLIRTKTAEARDKLATAIHEYAPSS, from the exons ATGAGGGGAGTAAAACGCGCCGCCGTCTCCGAATCCAATGACCCTTCC TTTAAGAATGCTAAACCAATGGAAGGAACCTTATTTGGTATCCAGAAGAATGTGGCACCGATGCAGAAGAGTTCATTAACATCAGCATCATTGGATAAGCAGAGAGCTGAGTTAGCTAGGAAGAATGTGAGAGCTCTTAATAACCAATTTGTAAG TTGGGTGCAGTTACAGCTGAAGAATCATCCTGATGAACTTTGGGAAGATGGGATGAATGACTACATTTCGCATGCTTCCAACATTCTG GAAAAGTTTAAGGATGTTGTCAACTGGCTGAAAGAAAATAAGGGAAAGGGGGAAAATGTATCCCCTGAATCTCGTGCAGCAGATAAGAAAACAGTGGCTGACGCCAAGAGTAGCGATGTTAAATCAGTTTCAAATAATAGCCTATTTGCTTCAAACAGTCAACCTGGGCTCTTCTCAAACAAGCCATCTTCCAATTTTTCCAGTAGTCAGTCTAGTTTGTCTTCAAGCCAACCTGGAGCATTCTCCAGCAGTCAATTTGGTTCAACATTTAATAGCCAGACTGGGTCTTTTGGCAGTAGCCAGTTTGGTGTCGCCAAAAGCAGCCAACCAAGCCTATTATCCAGCAGTCAAGCAGGAGCAGTCTCTAATAGCCAGACTGGTTCTTTTAGTAGTGGCCAGTTTGGTTCCGCTAAAAGCAGCCAACCAAGCCTATTATCCAGCAGTCAAGCAGGAGCTGTCTCTAATAGCCAGACTGGTTTTTTTACCAGTGGCCAGTTTGGTTCGGCTAAAAGCAGCCAACCAAGCCTATTATCCAGCAGTCAAGCAGGAGCAGTCTCAAATAGCCAGACTGGGTCTTTTAACAGTGGCCAGTTTGGTTCGGCTAAAAGCAGCCAACCAAGCCTATTTTCCAGCAGTCAAGCAGGAGCAGTCTCAAATAGCCAGACTGGGTCTTTTAACAGTGGCCAGTTTGGTTCGGCTAAAAGCAGCCAACCAAGTCTATTTTCCAGCAGTCAAGCCGGAGCAGTCTCTACTAGCCAACCTCCTTTCTCATCTTCGAATAATCAAAACCCTTTTTCATCTGGAG CAGCGCCAGTGCCCATAGCGGTAAAGCGGGATTCTGCAGATGATGCAGATGGTG ATGAACAACCTCAACCGAGCAGCCCATCTGTCAAAAAGACTAAAGAAGAGGGTGTTACTGTGGTTCATGAAGTCAAATGCAAACTTTATGTAAAG TCAAGTGACCCAGCAGATAAAGGTTGGAAAGATAGAGGAACTGGGAATCTCTCAATAAAATGCAAAGAAGGCGTTGACAAGGGgacaaaagaatcaaaacccACAATCCTTGTCAGAAACGAT GTTGGTAAACTGCTTCTGAATGCACTACTGTATGCTGGAATCAAGACGAGCCCACAGAAGAACGCCCTTGTTGCAATATTTCACTCCTCG GAGGACTCCAGCGAGAATGTAACGCCGAGAACTTTTCTGATAAGGACAAAGACTGCAGAAGCTAGAGATAAATTAGCAACGGCCATCCATGAATACGCCCC
- the LOC104718153 gene encoding uncharacterized protein LOC104718153 isoform X4 has product MRGVKRAAVSESNDPSFKNAKPMEGTLFGIQKNVAPMQKSSLTSASLDKQRAELARKNVRALNNQFVSWVQLQLKNHPDELWEDGMNDYISHASNILEKFKDVVNWLKENKGKGENVSPESRAADKKTVADAKSSDVKSVSNNSLFASNSQPGLFSNKPSSNFSSSQSSLSSSQPGAFSSSQFGSTFNSQTGSFGSSQFGVAKSSQPSLLSSSQAGAVSNSQTGSFSSGQFGSAKSSQPSLLSSSQAGAVSNSQTGFFTSGQFGSAKSSQPSLLSSSQAGAVSNSQTGSFNSGQFGSAKSSQPSLFSSSQAGAVSNSQTGSFNSGQFGSAKSSQPSLFSSSQAGAVSTSQPPFSSSNNQNPFSSGAPVPIAVKRDSADDADGDEQPQPSSPSVKKTKEEGVTVVHEVKCKLYVKSSDPADKGWKDRGTGNLSIKCKEGVDKGTKESKPTILVRNDVGKLLLNALLYAGIKTSPQKNALVAIFHSSEDSSENVTPRTFLIRTKTAEARDKLATAIHEYAPSS; this is encoded by the exons ATGAGGGGAGTAAAACGCGCCGCCGTCTCCGAATCCAATGACCCTTCC TTTAAGAATGCTAAACCAATGGAAGGAACCTTATTTGGTATCCAGAAGAATGTGGCACCGATGCAGAAGAGTTCATTAACATCAGCATCATTGGATAAGCAGAGAGCTGAGTTAGCTAGGAAGAATGTGAGAGCTCTTAATAACCAATTTGTAAG TTGGGTGCAGTTACAGCTGAAGAATCATCCTGATGAACTTTGGGAAGATGGGATGAATGACTACATTTCGCATGCTTCCAACATTCTG GAAAAGTTTAAGGATGTTGTCAACTGGCTGAAAGAAAATAAGGGAAAGGGGGAAAATGTATCCCCTGAATCTCGTGCAGCAGATAAGAAAACAGTGGCTGACGCCAAGAGTAGCGATGTTAAATCAGTTTCAAATAATAGCCTATTTGCTTCAAACAGTCAACCTGGGCTCTTCTCAAACAAGCCATCTTCCAATTTTTCCAGTAGTCAGTCTAGTTTGTCTTCAAGCCAACCTGGAGCATTCTCCAGCAGTCAATTTGGTTCAACATTTAATAGCCAGACTGGGTCTTTTGGCAGTAGCCAGTTTGGTGTCGCCAAAAGCAGCCAACCAAGCCTATTATCCAGCAGTCAAGCAGGAGCAGTCTCTAATAGCCAGACTGGTTCTTTTAGTAGTGGCCAGTTTGGTTCCGCTAAAAGCAGCCAACCAAGCCTATTATCCAGCAGTCAAGCAGGAGCTGTCTCTAATAGCCAGACTGGTTTTTTTACCAGTGGCCAGTTTGGTTCGGCTAAAAGCAGCCAACCAAGCCTATTATCCAGCAGTCAAGCAGGAGCAGTCTCAAATAGCCAGACTGGGTCTTTTAACAGTGGCCAGTTTGGTTCGGCTAAAAGCAGCCAACCAAGCCTATTTTCCAGCAGTCAAGCAGGAGCAGTCTCAAATAGCCAGACTGGGTCTTTTAACAGTGGCCAGTTTGGTTCGGCTAAAAGCAGCCAACCAAGTCTATTTTCCAGCAGTCAAGCCGGAGCAGTCTCTACTAGCCAACCTCCTTTCTCATCTTCGAATAATCAAAACCCTTTTTCATCTGGAG CGCCAGTGCCCATAGCGGTAAAGCGGGATTCTGCAGATGATGCAGATGGTG ATGAACAACCTCAACCGAGCAGCCCATCTGTCAAAAAGACTAAAGAAGAGGGTGTTACTGTGGTTCATGAAGTCAAATGCAAACTTTATGTAAAG TCAAGTGACCCAGCAGATAAAGGTTGGAAAGATAGAGGAACTGGGAATCTCTCAATAAAATGCAAAGAAGGCGTTGACAAGGGgacaaaagaatcaaaacccACAATCCTTGTCAGAAACGAT GTTGGTAAACTGCTTCTGAATGCACTACTGTATGCTGGAATCAAGACGAGCCCACAGAAGAACGCCCTTGTTGCAATATTTCACTCCTCG GAGGACTCCAGCGAGAATGTAACGCCGAGAACTTTTCTGATAAGGACAAAGACTGCAGAAGCTAGAGATAAATTAGCAACGGCCATCCATGAATACGCCCC
- the LOC104718153 gene encoding uncharacterized protein LOC104718153 isoform X2: MRGVKRAAVSESNDPSFKNAKPMEGTLFGIQKNVAPMQKSSLTSASLDKQRAELARKNVRALNNQFVSWVQLQLKNHPDELWEDGMNDYISHASNILEKFKDVVNWLKENKGKGENVSPESRAADKKTVADAKSSDVKSVSNNSLFASNSQPGLFSNKPSSNFSSSQSSLSSSQPGAFSSSQFGSTFNSQTGSFGSSQFGVAKSSQPSLLSSSQAGAVSNSQTGSFSSGQFGSAKSSQPSLLSSSQAGAVSNSQTGFFTSGQFGSAKSSQPSLLSSSQAGAVSNSQTGSFNSGQFGSAKSSQPSLFSSSQAGAVSNSQTGSFNSGQFGSAKSSQPSLFSSSQAGAVSTSQPPFSSSNNQNPFSSGAPVPIAVKRDSADDADGEDEQPQPSSPSVKKTKEEGVTVVHEVKCKLYVKSSDPADKGWKDRGTGNLSIKCKEGVDKGTKESKPTILVRNDVGKLLLNALLYAGIKTSPQKNALVAIFHSSEDSSENVTPRTFLIRTKTAEARDKLATAIHEYAPSS, from the exons ATGAGGGGAGTAAAACGCGCCGCCGTCTCCGAATCCAATGACCCTTCC TTTAAGAATGCTAAACCAATGGAAGGAACCTTATTTGGTATCCAGAAGAATGTGGCACCGATGCAGAAGAGTTCATTAACATCAGCATCATTGGATAAGCAGAGAGCTGAGTTAGCTAGGAAGAATGTGAGAGCTCTTAATAACCAATTTGTAAG TTGGGTGCAGTTACAGCTGAAGAATCATCCTGATGAACTTTGGGAAGATGGGATGAATGACTACATTTCGCATGCTTCCAACATTCTG GAAAAGTTTAAGGATGTTGTCAACTGGCTGAAAGAAAATAAGGGAAAGGGGGAAAATGTATCCCCTGAATCTCGTGCAGCAGATAAGAAAACAGTGGCTGACGCCAAGAGTAGCGATGTTAAATCAGTTTCAAATAATAGCCTATTTGCTTCAAACAGTCAACCTGGGCTCTTCTCAAACAAGCCATCTTCCAATTTTTCCAGTAGTCAGTCTAGTTTGTCTTCAAGCCAACCTGGAGCATTCTCCAGCAGTCAATTTGGTTCAACATTTAATAGCCAGACTGGGTCTTTTGGCAGTAGCCAGTTTGGTGTCGCCAAAAGCAGCCAACCAAGCCTATTATCCAGCAGTCAAGCAGGAGCAGTCTCTAATAGCCAGACTGGTTCTTTTAGTAGTGGCCAGTTTGGTTCCGCTAAAAGCAGCCAACCAAGCCTATTATCCAGCAGTCAAGCAGGAGCTGTCTCTAATAGCCAGACTGGTTTTTTTACCAGTGGCCAGTTTGGTTCGGCTAAAAGCAGCCAACCAAGCCTATTATCCAGCAGTCAAGCAGGAGCAGTCTCAAATAGCCAGACTGGGTCTTTTAACAGTGGCCAGTTTGGTTCGGCTAAAAGCAGCCAACCAAGCCTATTTTCCAGCAGTCAAGCAGGAGCAGTCTCAAATAGCCAGACTGGGTCTTTTAACAGTGGCCAGTTTGGTTCGGCTAAAAGCAGCCAACCAAGTCTATTTTCCAGCAGTCAAGCCGGAGCAGTCTCTACTAGCCAACCTCCTTTCTCATCTTCGAATAATCAAAACCCTTTTTCATCTGGAG CGCCAGTGCCCATAGCGGTAAAGCGGGATTCTGCAGATGATGCAGATGGTG AAGATGAACAACCTCAACCGAGCAGCCCATCTGTCAAAAAGACTAAAGAAGAGGGTGTTACTGTGGTTCATGAAGTCAAATGCAAACTTTATGTAAAG TCAAGTGACCCAGCAGATAAAGGTTGGAAAGATAGAGGAACTGGGAATCTCTCAATAAAATGCAAAGAAGGCGTTGACAAGGGgacaaaagaatcaaaacccACAATCCTTGTCAGAAACGAT GTTGGTAAACTGCTTCTGAATGCACTACTGTATGCTGGAATCAAGACGAGCCCACAGAAGAACGCCCTTGTTGCAATATTTCACTCCTCG GAGGACTCCAGCGAGAATGTAACGCCGAGAACTTTTCTGATAAGGACAAAGACTGCAGAAGCTAGAGATAAATTAGCAACGGCCATCCATGAATACGCCCC
- the LOC104718179 gene encoding uncharacterized protein LOC104718179 produces the protein MASMISSSDQRLSTSKRRLKPLMLRDYLLDDLSSCSSNGFKSFPRRQPPSSTSSTVRRLLDAEIKRSGLTHQHHHRKQPRLTRRSGRTTCGTAISHAVHKASTAFLNAVRLLPFPSSKGDNNNNKQNGVLSRSLSKRLLSKSFWRKPLGHSRREVTGYGDGVIQWWRSVAFEESLDQPFDLIISQLSTTVVEEPTFSISAAPITTTGEEFISGDSSSSGSEFFTNSSSEDVVQSSSSSFSSSSSGESEEVSNENDAVEDGNESGECLNAHDCEESSSVNSNNNNSMCNRKECVNEEKEQLSPVSILECPFKDDEDDDDDDDDETTDQIDTYEKIARKSRRLNGLVRLEPLDLEKRIENYVERQEEYSFQSLETEDDESEKRANRLLALVNERIGETNDLLASHVADNLLLDYLQEDDIGPKEESLMVKNVEDWVMGRQEEMFTSWQVREKRDIYVKEMKWGCISGDERQSVVEDLASGFFTSLVDEFIFDIAS, from the exons ATGGCGTCGATGATCAGTTCCTCTGATCAAAGACTTTCAACAAGCAAGAGACGTCTGAAGCCATTGATGTTAAGAGATTACTTACTCGATGATCTCAGTTCTTGTTCATCCAACGGTTTCAAATCTTTCCCACGTCGTCAACCTCCTTCTTCAACTTCCTCCACCGTTCGTCGTCTCCTTGACGCCGAGATCAAACGGTCAGGATTGAcccatcagcatcatcatcgtAAACAACCTCGTCTCACAAGAAGATCAGGCCGTACAACTTGTGGGACAGCGATAAGTCACGCTGTTCATAAAGCCTCCACGGCTTTCCTTAACGCTGTTAGACTTTTGCCGTTTCCGTCTTCTAAGGgagacaataataataataaacaaaatggCGTTTTGTCCAGAAGCTTGTCTAAACGGCTTTTAAGCAAAAGCTTTTGGAGAAAACCCTTAGGTCATTCTCGCCGTGAAGTAACAGGATACGGAGATGGAGTGATCCAATGGTGGAGATCTGTCGCGTTCGAAGAGAGTTTAGATCAACCGTTCGATCTGATCATCTCTCAACTCTCCACCACCGTCGTGGAGGAACCAACATTCTCAATATCAGCAGCTCCTATCACTACGACCGGGGAGGAGTTTATCTCCGGTGACTCATCGAGTTCCGGTAGCGAGTTTTTCACAAACTCATCATCGGAAGACGTTGTAcaatcttcttcctcgtcgttCTCTTCGTCGTCGAGTGGTGAATCTGAGGAAGTATCGAACGAAAACGACGCCGTGGAAGACGGGAATGAGAGCGGAGAGTGTTTAAACGCACATGACTGTGAGGAATCATCATCtgtcaacagcaacaacaacaacagcatgTGTAACAGAAAG GAATGTgtgaatgaagaaaaagaacaactTAGTCCAGTATCAATCTTGGAATGCCCTTTTaaagacgatgaagatgatgatgatgatgacgacgatgaaACCACCGACCAAATTG ATACATATGAGAAAATTGCTAGAAAAAGCAGGAGATTAAACGGTTTGGTACGGCTTGAGCCACTAGACTTGGAGAAACGCATAGAGAATTATGTAGAGAGACAAGAAGAGTACTCATTTCAGTCATTGGAAACCGAAGACGATGAATCAGAAAAACGCGCAAACCGCTTGCTTGCTCTAGTGAATGAGAGGATTGGCGAAACAAATGACCTACTAGCTTCTCATGTAGCAGATAATCTATTGTTAGATTATCTTCAAGAAGATGATATTGGGCCAAAAGAGGAGTCATTGATGGTGAAGAATGTAGAAGATTGGGTTATGGGGAGACAAGAAGAGATGTTTACGAGTTGgcaagtgagagagaagagagatatataCGTGAAGGAAATGAAATGGGGTTGCATTAGTGGAGATGAGAGACAAAGTGTGGTTGAAGATTTGGCTAGTGGGTTTTTCACTTCCTTGGTGGATGAATTCATCTTCGACATCGCTTCGTaa
- the LOC104718153 gene encoding nuclear pore complex protein NUP98B-like isoform X1 produces MRGVKRAAVSESNDPSFKNAKPMEGTLFGIQKNVAPMQKSSLTSASLDKQRAELARKNVRALNNQFVSWVQLQLKNHPDELWEDGMNDYISHASNILEKFKDVVNWLKENKGKGENVSPESRAADKKTVADAKSSDVKSVSNNSLFASNSQPGLFSNKPSSNFSSSQSSLSSSQPGAFSSSQFGSTFNSQTGSFGSSQFGVAKSSQPSLLSSSQAGAVSNSQTGSFSSGQFGSAKSSQPSLLSSSQAGAVSNSQTGFFTSGQFGSAKSSQPSLLSSSQAGAVSNSQTGSFNSGQFGSAKSSQPSLFSSSQAGAVSNSQTGSFNSGQFGSAKSSQPSLFSSSQAGAVSTSQPPFSSSNNQNPFSSGAAPVPIAVKRDSADDADGEDEQPQPSSPSVKKTKEEGVTVVHEVKCKLYVKSSDPADKGWKDRGTGNLSIKCKEGVDKGTKESKPTILVRNDVGKLLLNALLYAGIKTSPQKNALVAIFHSSEDSSENVTPRTFLIRTKTAEARDKLATAIHEYAPSS; encoded by the exons ATGAGGGGAGTAAAACGCGCCGCCGTCTCCGAATCCAATGACCCTTCC TTTAAGAATGCTAAACCAATGGAAGGAACCTTATTTGGTATCCAGAAGAATGTGGCACCGATGCAGAAGAGTTCATTAACATCAGCATCATTGGATAAGCAGAGAGCTGAGTTAGCTAGGAAGAATGTGAGAGCTCTTAATAACCAATTTGTAAG TTGGGTGCAGTTACAGCTGAAGAATCATCCTGATGAACTTTGGGAAGATGGGATGAATGACTACATTTCGCATGCTTCCAACATTCTG GAAAAGTTTAAGGATGTTGTCAACTGGCTGAAAGAAAATAAGGGAAAGGGGGAAAATGTATCCCCTGAATCTCGTGCAGCAGATAAGAAAACAGTGGCTGACGCCAAGAGTAGCGATGTTAAATCAGTTTCAAATAATAGCCTATTTGCTTCAAACAGTCAACCTGGGCTCTTCTCAAACAAGCCATCTTCCAATTTTTCCAGTAGTCAGTCTAGTTTGTCTTCAAGCCAACCTGGAGCATTCTCCAGCAGTCAATTTGGTTCAACATTTAATAGCCAGACTGGGTCTTTTGGCAGTAGCCAGTTTGGTGTCGCCAAAAGCAGCCAACCAAGCCTATTATCCAGCAGTCAAGCAGGAGCAGTCTCTAATAGCCAGACTGGTTCTTTTAGTAGTGGCCAGTTTGGTTCCGCTAAAAGCAGCCAACCAAGCCTATTATCCAGCAGTCAAGCAGGAGCTGTCTCTAATAGCCAGACTGGTTTTTTTACCAGTGGCCAGTTTGGTTCGGCTAAAAGCAGCCAACCAAGCCTATTATCCAGCAGTCAAGCAGGAGCAGTCTCAAATAGCCAGACTGGGTCTTTTAACAGTGGCCAGTTTGGTTCGGCTAAAAGCAGCCAACCAAGCCTATTTTCCAGCAGTCAAGCAGGAGCAGTCTCAAATAGCCAGACTGGGTCTTTTAACAGTGGCCAGTTTGGTTCGGCTAAAAGCAGCCAACCAAGTCTATTTTCCAGCAGTCAAGCCGGAGCAGTCTCTACTAGCCAACCTCCTTTCTCATCTTCGAATAATCAAAACCCTTTTTCATCTGGAG CAGCGCCAGTGCCCATAGCGGTAAAGCGGGATTCTGCAGATGATGCAGATGGTG AAGATGAACAACCTCAACCGAGCAGCCCATCTGTCAAAAAGACTAAAGAAGAGGGTGTTACTGTGGTTCATGAAGTCAAATGCAAACTTTATGTAAAG TCAAGTGACCCAGCAGATAAAGGTTGGAAAGATAGAGGAACTGGGAATCTCTCAATAAAATGCAAAGAAGGCGTTGACAAGGGgacaaaagaatcaaaacccACAATCCTTGTCAGAAACGAT GTTGGTAAACTGCTTCTGAATGCACTACTGTATGCTGGAATCAAGACGAGCCCACAGAAGAACGCCCTTGTTGCAATATTTCACTCCTCG GAGGACTCCAGCGAGAATGTAACGCCGAGAACTTTTCTGATAAGGACAAAGACTGCAGAAGCTAGAGATAAATTAGCAACGGCCATCCATGAATACGCCCC